The following are encoded in a window of Legionella geestiana genomic DNA:
- a CDS encoding sel1 repeat family protein has translation MSFLGGCAIRGLGYAEGIASFQRQDYRQAFIRLKPEAKRGQPDAQYAVGYMYYYGQGVVENREKAKYWIIEAASHGQPDAIRAAKLMGIPVPPHPKPVPMPPRM, from the coding sequence ATGTCGTTTCTTGGAGGTTGTGCCATCCGTGGACTCGGGTATGCGGAAGGCATAGCAAGCTTTCAGCGCCAGGATTATCGTCAGGCGTTTATCCGCTTGAAGCCTGAGGCCAAACGCGGCCAGCCGGACGCGCAGTATGCCGTCGGCTACATGTATTACTATGGCCAGGGGGTTGTGGAGAATCGCGAAAAGGCAAAATACTGGATTATCGAAGCCGCAAGCCACGGCCAGCCGGATGCCATACGTGCGGCAAAACTGATGGGCATCCCCGTACCCCCACACCCCAAACCCGTTCCCATGCCGCCACGTATGTGA
- a CDS encoding MarR family winged helix-turn-helix transcriptional regulator produces the protein MAFNLEEHTGVLIKKAARLFERMANINLEELGVTYSQTIFLVRLWEKDGQNQKELTKSAGLKQPTVVGILERMERDGLIWRKQNTKDKRCYHFFLTEKAKTACMKLEQQGLMMQSIATRDFKAAETNQLNQSLRAVIHNLEQFVEKLPC, from the coding sequence ATGGCATTTAATCTTGAAGAACACACCGGTGTATTAATAAAGAAGGCAGCGCGCCTGTTCGAACGCATGGCTAATATAAATCTGGAAGAACTGGGCGTAACGTATAGCCAGACTATTTTTCTGGTTCGGCTATGGGAGAAAGACGGCCAAAATCAAAAAGAGCTTACCAAAAGCGCTGGATTGAAGCAGCCAACCGTTGTCGGTATTTTGGAACGCATGGAGCGCGATGGCTTAATCTGGCGAAAACAAAATACCAAAGACAAACGCTGTTATCACTTTTTTCTAACGGAAAAAGCCAAAACGGCCTGCATGAAACTGGAACAACAGGGATTGATGATGCAATCTATCGCAACCAGAGATTTTAAAGCTGCCGAAACAAATCAGTTGAATCAATCACTGCGGGCGGTTATTCATAATTTAGAACAGTTTGTTGAAAAACTACCTTGCTAA
- a CDS encoding FAD/NAD(P)-binding protein gives MTTITIVGMGISGTASFCQVVNHLLSTESQPESDITIHLFESRVENFATGAAYRIDSPNIWTLNNPAKDFKFIPDTQPLNVWIAENLQNLRMQFPDMNEEYCPRAVVGHFLKAQYASHKSKAEFHRIKVVEHFEQVLEFDALDADRWALKTETLHIESDFLFLCFGHVPAHHYPHLESKPGYYSVTSPLSAFDDIPSDAPVYILGGQASFVDYAVWLAVTKNHQGTMTSLTRNPSIITTKGNPDTCETAPLETLKQSLLTYTPCSLSFSSARDSFWRSYSVAARDPVDPLAQPSTSVALTYQLAKYEKCAVLQESTPCGNIDELRAFVKAFYFNGAYEAFWTALSDEGKESFNKLMYTQIMAYLTGITPVNTRLLLELFNSGRVIEKSGLTSVGYDEESQEFLLHFATGETEKTKYLIDTSGYSYDISYCSTDLPLLQGAVAKGLLVPKPIGGIEINEAGQPKNRNGTVQRSLFCIGPVASFGDKYPTPHASFLVFNASGKAATKLSDDLKMSSGASQSFSNCTPG, from the coding sequence ATGACAACAATTACTATTGTAGGCATGGGAATTAGTGGTACAGCAAGCTTTTGTCAAGTAGTAAACCATTTGTTATCTACAGAATCACAGCCTGAATCCGACATAACGATTCATCTTTTTGAATCCCGCGTAGAAAATTTTGCTACAGGCGCCGCGTATCGGATTGATTCGCCAAATATCTGGACGTTGAACAATCCAGCAAAAGATTTCAAATTTATTCCAGACACACAACCTTTGAACGTCTGGATTGCAGAAAATCTCCAAAATTTGCGTATGCAATTTCCGGATATGAATGAAGAATATTGTCCTCGCGCAGTAGTCGGGCATTTCCTGAAGGCCCAATATGCAAGCCACAAAAGCAAAGCAGAATTCCATCGTATAAAGGTAGTCGAACATTTTGAACAAGTGCTGGAGTTTGACGCACTTGACGCTGACAGATGGGCGCTTAAAACAGAAACATTACACATTGAATCCGATTTTTTGTTTTTGTGTTTTGGGCATGTGCCCGCACATCATTACCCCCATCTTGAATCAAAGCCCGGCTATTATTCAGTAACATCGCCACTCTCGGCTTTTGATGATATCCCTTCAGATGCGCCCGTTTACATACTGGGTGGACAGGCCAGTTTTGTTGATTATGCAGTTTGGCTGGCGGTCACAAAAAACCACCAGGGAACGATGACATCCTTAACCAGAAACCCATCCATTATTACTACAAAAGGTAACCCGGATACCTGTGAGACTGCACCTTTGGAAACGCTAAAACAATCGCTCCTCACTTACACACCCTGTAGCTTATCCTTTTCATCTGCACGGGATTCTTTTTGGAGATCATATAGTGTGGCTGCCAGAGATCCTGTTGATCCTCTGGCACAACCCTCAACATCCGTGGCGTTAACTTATCAACTGGCTAAATATGAAAAATGTGCCGTACTGCAAGAGTCCACACCTTGCGGAAACATCGATGAATTACGGGCATTTGTTAAGGCCTTTTATTTTAATGGTGCCTATGAAGCATTTTGGACAGCATTATCGGATGAGGGAAAAGAGTCTTTTAACAAATTGATGTACACCCAAATCATGGCGTATTTGACAGGCATTACTCCTGTCAATACGCGATTGCTGTTGGAATTATTCAATAGCGGCCGAGTTATAGAAAAATCGGGATTGACATCTGTTGGTTATGATGAAGAAAGTCAGGAGTTTCTGCTTCACTTTGCAACGGGTGAGACGGAAAAGACGAAATACCTTATCGATACTTCAGGTTATAGTTATGATATCTCCTATTGCAGCACGGACTTGCCGCTGCTTCAGGGGGCTGTTGCAAAAGGATTACTGGTTCCAAAACCGATTGGTGGTATTGAAATAAATGAAGCAGGTCAACCCAAAAATCGGAATGGGACAGTTCAGCGCAGCCTCTTTTGTATTGGACCGGTTGCCTCTTTCGGTGATAAATACCCGACACCACATGCTTCTTTTCTGGTTTTCAATGCATCAGGTAAAGCAGCAACAAAGCTTAGCGATGATTTGAAGATGTCGTCTGGTGCCAGTCAAAGCTTCAGTAATTGCACACCAGGCTAA
- a CDS encoding YncE family protein, translating into MLIENLRFISLASLLFTGSAVSGTHAPLLAVVEENASHVSVYNPESGKKLGSLEVGFLPHEIAVTRDGKTAYVSNFGIRDYDSGSGTPGASISVIDLRGLSEKYRLYTFDPADYKDYEQIDSAPHGVKLRPPHESQLFVNVEKGNKILVFDVNEKKLVKQIPVSPNTHNLFFSPDGKTLWLMAGKDGVIRMDADSGQVTGSVSLPGAVRGLKYTPDYRYLMASAVNQIVFIDPDSMTIQRQFDALGVGPILYSDITPDERYIIAPAAFDHQVIVIDVATGKVIKRLVTGLNPINVLISPDGHFAYISNATDKHISKIDLNTFEVTAFRTHEGPNGLAFIPSFDNKAHKTLTLGVALPFTGPDGIKGREMMRGYEYWRSTLTKAGGLVIDDEIYDVSIVYLDTESQPEKQTSLTKELISQYKVQGLLSTYGDVAYALEQKQAEQAQMLITPKLIEPMPWQPDDLARGHDYFITTHLYEQGYIAQYNFKPSSWSALATTTGLLLQNALQTAHTFDKDTVTRVFDESRFDFFYPYTGSAR; encoded by the coding sequence ATGTTAATAGAGAATTTGCGTTTTATTTCACTGGCTTCATTACTCTTCACTGGCTCCGCTGTATCAGGCACTCATGCTCCCTTACTTGCAGTCGTAGAAGAAAACGCCAGCCATGTCAGTGTCTATAATCCAGAATCTGGCAAAAAGCTTGGCAGTTTGGAAGTTGGTTTTTTACCGCATGAAATCGCAGTAACCAGGGATGGAAAAACGGCCTATGTCAGTAATTTCGGCATCAGGGATTATGACAGTGGCTCGGGTACGCCGGGTGCGTCTATTTCAGTCATTGATTTAAGAGGCCTTAGCGAAAAATACCGTTTATATACTTTCGACCCGGCGGATTATAAAGATTATGAGCAAATTGATAGTGCGCCGCATGGTGTCAAATTACGTCCGCCCCATGAAAGTCAGTTATTCGTGAACGTCGAAAAAGGCAATAAAATATTGGTTTTTGATGTGAATGAGAAAAAGCTCGTTAAACAAATTCCTGTGAGTCCCAACACCCATAATCTGTTCTTTTCTCCGGATGGCAAAACGCTCTGGTTGATGGCTGGTAAAGATGGTGTCATACGCATGGATGCCGATTCAGGTCAGGTTACCGGTTCAGTATCACTTCCCGGTGCTGTACGCGGACTGAAATATACCCCTGACTATCGCTATTTAATGGCTTCGGCCGTTAATCAAATCGTTTTTATCGATCCCGACAGCATGACGATTCAAAGGCAGTTCGATGCGTTAGGTGTAGGTCCAATACTTTATTCCGATATAACGCCTGATGAGCGTTATATCATTGCGCCTGCGGCTTTTGATCACCAGGTAATTGTTATTGATGTCGCAACCGGGAAAGTCATTAAACGACTCGTAACCGGATTGAATCCCATAAATGTCCTTATAAGCCCTGACGGCCATTTTGCCTATATATCCAACGCAACGGATAAACACATCTCCAAAATTGACCTTAATACGTTTGAGGTAACGGCTTTCCGAACGCATGAGGGGCCAAATGGATTGGCTTTTATACCGTCTTTTGACAATAAGGCGCATAAAACCCTGACACTGGGTGTTGCACTGCCGTTCACCGGTCCTGATGGAATCAAGGGGCGAGAAATGATGCGCGGTTATGAATATTGGCGTAGTACCCTGACGAAAGCAGGTGGACTTGTCATTGATGATGAGATTTATGATGTAAGCATCGTTTATTTGGATACAGAATCGCAACCTGAGAAACAGACTTCCCTGACCAAAGAACTGATTAGCCAATACAAAGTACAGGGTTTGCTCTCCACTTACGGTGATGTGGCTTATGCGCTTGAACAAAAACAAGCCGAGCAGGCGCAGATGCTGATAACTCCAAAACTCATAGAACCCATGCCGTGGCAGCCCGACGATTTAGCCAGAGGGCACGATTATTTTATAACGACGCATCTCTATGAGCAGGGTTATATTGCACAATACAATTTCAAACCGTCATCCTGGTCAGCATTGGCCACAACAACCGGTTTGCTGCTCCAAAATGCGTTGCAAACGGCCCATACCTTTGACAAGGATACGGTGACCCGAGTATTCGATGAAAGCCGTTTTGATTTCTTTTACCCATACACTGGGAGTGCCAGATAA
- a CDS encoding dienelactone hydrolase family protein — protein sequence MRILLVLGSMLFSSFVFSAEPVDYVFDPLDQRHVLYVPNNSTRSPAILILHASTGIEKVNYDWATRLKDRGYVVYMIDSFTPRGWEDRRSVGWEKATEAQLEDVLPAFEYLRELPFVDASRIGILGFSMGGFDVLKVMEANPNPVQRWHNLPFKAAASFYPVCHRIPESTRLRKNSKLFIGADDDRAPTSDCIRLVKDSQSLENPVSILIYPDALHGFDNFEFPDSKEIIDEKGEHYHIGFNETARQKSLQDMPDFFDAVLKNM from the coding sequence ATGCGAATTTTATTGGTTTTAGGGAGCATGTTATTTTCGAGTTTTGTTTTTTCTGCAGAGCCCGTTGACTATGTCTTTGATCCATTGGATCAAAGACATGTACTTTATGTTCCGAATAATAGCACGCGCTCCCCGGCAATCCTGATATTGCATGCCAGTACTGGTATTGAAAAAGTGAATTACGACTGGGCAACGCGCCTTAAAGACAGGGGCTATGTTGTTTATATGATTGACAGCTTTACGCCTAGAGGCTGGGAAGACAGGCGTTCAGTGGGTTGGGAAAAAGCAACAGAGGCACAACTCGAGGATGTATTGCCAGCCTTTGAATACCTCCGCGAGCTTCCGTTTGTTGATGCTTCACGCATCGGCATCCTTGGTTTTTCCATGGGGGGATTTGATGTATTGAAAGTCATGGAAGCAAACCCGAATCCTGTGCAAAGGTGGCATAATTTGCCATTTAAAGCGGCCGCTTCATTTTACCCCGTATGCCATCGTATTCCTGAAAGCACACGACTGCGTAAAAACAGCAAACTGTTTATAGGCGCAGATGATGACAGAGCCCCTACATCCGATTGCATCCGTCTGGTAAAAGACAGTCAGTCTTTAGAAAATCCAGTATCCATTTTGATTTACCCGGATGCATTGCACGGATTTGATAATTTTGAATTCCCGGACTCTAAAGAAATTATTGATGAAAAAGGGGAACATTATCATATCGGTTTTAATGAGACTGCAAGACAAAAATCCCTGCAGGATATGCCGGATTTTTTTGATGCTGTTTTAAAAAATATGTAA